Proteins encoded within one genomic window of Vanrija pseudolonga chromosome 3, complete sequence:
- the lvr gene encoding Levodione reductase, giving the protein MPASLFSTPGVALITGAASGLGLVPTAVPLTHGQIGAQTARTFVKNDCRRLVLADINEEPLTKIAGELKAAAPDVDVLAVKCNVANEDDVKNLVAAAVSHFGRIDYAVNAAGIVGPNSHLSSVEVDAYDKLVSINARGLFLCQREELKQMAKQDKAGAPGTDPVRQSRGSIVNLASVAGLVGSGILGAYVSTKHAVVGLTKSAALENAVNGIRINAVAPGVIDTPMTREQFIQPLNDALSDDKFNMGRRGRADEVADVIVFMSSEGASYVNGSTWTIDGCWTAGR; this is encoded by the exons ATGCCTGCCTCCCTCTTCAGCACccccggcgtcgcgctcatcaCCGGCGCGGCATCAGGA cttggcctcgtccCCACTGCAGTCCCGCTCACCCACGGCCAGATCGGCGCCCAGACGGCCCGCACATTCGTCAAGAacgactgccgccgcctcgtcctcgccgacatcaATGAGGAGCCGCTGACCAAGATCGcgggcgagctcaaggcggccgcgcccgacgtcgacgtgctGGCCGTCAAGTGCAACGTCgccaacgaggacgacgtcaagaacctcgtcgcggccgccgtgagCCACTTTGGGCGCATCGACTACGCCGTCAACGCGGCCGGCATCGTCGGGCCCAACTCGCACCTGTCgagcgtcgaggtcgacgcgtacgacaagctcgtcaGCATCAACGCGCGCGGGCTCTTTCTCtgccagcgcgaggagctcaagcagATGGCCAAGCAGGACAAGGCGGGcgc CCCCGGCACCGACCCTGTCCGCCAGAGCCGCGGCAGCATCGTCAACCTTGCGtccgtcgccggcctcgtcggctcgggcatcctcggcgcgtACGTGTCGAccaagcacgccgtcgtcggcctcacCAAGTCTGCGGCGCTCGAGAACGCCGTCAACGGCATCAGGatcaacgccgtcgcgcccggcGTCATCGACACGCCCATGACCCGCGAGCAGTTCATCCAGCCCCTCAACGACGCCCTGTCCGACGACAAGTTCAACATgggccgccgtggccgcgccgacgaggtcgccgacgtgaTCGTCTTCATGAGCTCCGAGGGCGCGTCCTACGTCAACGGCTCGACGTGGACCATTGACGGCTGCTGGACTGCTGGACGATAG
- the UBC6 gene encoding Ubiquitin-conjugating enzyme E2 6 — MSDGMRKNGRLTPQRGPPDTPYAGGEYHGLIWFPSDYPFKPPDVKMFTPSGRFEPGVKICMSMTSYHPSTWNAAWSVATILTGLLSFMLSDEITAGAVKTTDEQKRQLATQSHAFNLKSKKFKYATPNMTDLPDMGQQKGSTVSIATGTSSPVANLALIEVAELKRAAAASDVDTPVSSVRSSPLSTAAPTRTQSPAVQPPIPADTEPAQQQVAQQQQVLHAREQHGRPWMPSWRWLVAIVLLAVLGRLSTGQQ, encoded by the exons ATGAGCGATGGGATGCGGAAGAACGGACGACTGACTCCGCAGCGTGGCCCTCCCGACACACCAtacgcgggcggcgagtaCCACGGACTGATCTGGTTCCCCAGCGACTATC CCTTCAAGCCGCCTGATGTCAAGATGTTCACGCCTTCGGGCCGCTTCGAGCCGGGTGTCAAGATCTGCATGAGCATGACATCTTA ccacCCCAGCACTTGGAACGCGGCTTGGTCTGTCGCGACCATCCTCACCGGCCTCCTCAGCTTCATGCTGAGCGACGAGATCACTGCCGGTGCGGTCAAGACGACCGACGAGCAGAAGCGCCAGCTTGCTACCCAGTCGCACGCGTTCAACCTCAAGAGCAAGAAGTTCAAG TACGCCACCCCTAACATGACCGACCTCCCCGACATGGGCCAGCAGAAGGGCAGCACGGTAAGCATTGCGACCGGCACATCAAGCCCTGTCGCTAACCTAGCGCTCATCGAGGTTGCAGAACtgaagcgcgccgccgccgcctctgaTGTCGACACGCCCGTGTCGTCAGTCCGCTCATCACCCCTttccaccgccgcccccacccgcACTCAATCCCCCGCCGTCCAACCCCCTATCCCCGCCGACACAGAACCCGCCCAACAACAGGtagcgcagcagcagcaggtgctTCACGCACGCGAGCAGCATGGCCGGCCGTGGATGCCTTCCTGGCGATGGCTCGTCGCCATTGTCTTGCTAGCCGTGCTCGGCCGGCTGTCTACCGGCCAGCAGTGA
- the RLA2 gene encoding 60S acidic ribosomal protein P2 translates to MKHLAAYLLLQSGGNASPSAADVKALLETVGIEADADRLTKLISELEGKDVNELIAEGTQKLASVPSGGAAPAAAAGGAAAAAGGADAPAAEEKKEEAKEESDDDMGFGLFD, encoded by the exons ATGAAGCACCTCGCTGCctacctcctcctccagtcCGGCGGCAAcgcctccccctcggccgccgacgtcaaggCTCTCCTCGAGACCGTTGgcatcgaggccgacgccgaccgcctcACCAAGCTCATCTCGGAGCTTGAGGGCAAGGACGTCAACGAG CTCATCGCTGAGGGCACCCAGAAGCTCGCTTCGGTTCCTTCGGGCggtgccgcccccgctgccgctgccggtggtgccgctgccgccgctggcggtgccgacgcccccgccgccgaggagaagaaggaggaggccaaggaggagtccgacgacgacatgggcTTCGGTCTCTTCGACTAA
- the LOS1 gene encoding Exportin-T, with the protein MAQAQSPHLTDIPQAIRIAASVDPSIDPGLKQQAFDYLGKVKQLCEETWQDCLFLYLQGAGAPSAGATGTDGKEKLETDLRMFCEQVVDQTLLNKPEIMSAAAQHAMYKAVVDFIEAEYVKGNSEGGQAFLRNKLAYTIAHLFLNTYPASIPTFLHPFLNLLVPSDSATSLNPSLLVIHLLIEIALEIHDNIIKSARAWSNERQLRDGSIREVIRSSGDERMAVEGLLSLANKGVGLSKGNAKWLEVTQAALKALGHWTPWVDLAVSLTPDTLSFYQQLLQQDVTSLRIPAAGIIRTLAAKGMKDPAEKLQVLKVLDIISLIDPLEQQTRGAKGDHELVNFRAALAGVVQAYGTELIKLTELAEAPEEIRNEADSLLSNSIPLVLRFLSDRNPEVPTAVSPFVSDLLRTFKKYMKPGNPAQPNGNRAAAAPPPSPIPLPPAKRQFLLNVLEVVVRQLEWPEDIEWEIVQDDADSDEEVAAFYAMRQSFRSVIDNIAAIDKTLHTEVVASVVVNTLERLSSQGSSGVTWQQAELAAYLVYTFGEISKSNSRAAFYELPPELASKSSAVKMSRSTGKLGDAAMASGQSTPTGTGADLAIAALDPNAKIDFEQYPLTPLGQLLTLCMTSGLSAYPHPSVPLQFFEIAVRYVDFWKIKQGAVQPMFEALLDSRGVHHPDECVRRRVFYLISRFIKECKNEMEPSMIPVIIDNIKDTLPIHPKLVPAENPDEDILLSSTSGKSYFQDQLHLFEAAGVLVYLTRPDPSSQMSYLAAIAGPLMAGIGAGLEQYRLNPSDKPAVLHVHHHLMALGHFAKGFPPVSDDQLEALPYQQPFKQMTEALLEALDVMKTERVFRDAARFTFSQFVSAIGSTIGELVPRFVRSVVTEFEPAELIDFLSFLGLLMHRLKRNTFETMDMLLLPLLSRIFSVLQNPVTGTDEDIIHRRLQDAYLTFFTSLMNANLEGVFITDRNKPEFENVLTSLVALAEDSTDAGAQRLAWSFLAKSIIAWGTSAAAATEPSVFADSARSHLSQKVASGQAVATNQHAIPKNERAAQALPGYETFVYQRLIPAAFAVPASTTFNLKAGQPVLAEIAIVIRNMLQARGQEGVDFLLSDMLPKLQCPPEMAQQFVNSLRTQQSKDFRKTFADFIKLRHLATELADYEPPLDLVSKLGARPPLQVSERAWYARLPGLGERVLPDDGERGKALVRVLSGEEEIANLTTPRGILLTGPPGSGKSLLLALFFDTLQTPHKQRHHYHAFTLWLYQRVFDELRRRQDGAVPGQDEANKVLAGRRGWRAVFGNGRWETPNGDRAAAEVGYDDPRDTIPFVIAKEMILSYHILYFDELQLVDASSAALLRDVLSWYWRLGGVVLACSNRVPDELYHHGVQRERMAGFLDSLKGRCEVVDVDGGRDWRRRDDAGAAAAAPRWLELGDERFDAAWDALAGTPEPADLVVYGRRVHVPAVKGRACRFAFADLCEAPLGPADYISLASTYETFFIDEVKIMLLRNKNEARRLINVIDALYESRCKVVIRAAARPEHLFFPDALDPSIDPEHHDLLEAEALSETLGAQPRANVSTYNPRTRAQRERDDRADLGSSFAVSAIFTGEDERFAYKRAVSRLVEMSTSVSYADEAWIPLTPTDRGWEGGDAPRTTPRAIVHRDSGSGFKGDDVMAAEAGAAHAHRLRRDRHQVVEEEEEELPLPEVPASGPRDGAPKIAEVHAWGVEDGWGPRAGLWGRGAKAHNTGEKGEKE; encoded by the exons aTGGCCCAAGCCCAATCTCCCCACCTTACCGACATCCCCCAGGCTATCCGCATCGCGGCGAGCGTTGACCCTTCCATCGACCCAGGCCTCAAACAGCAGGCGTTCGACTACCTTGGAAAAGTCAAGCAGCTCTGCGAGGAAACATGGCAG GACTGTCTCTTCCTCTACCTCCAGGGAGCTGGCGCGCCCAGTGCAGGCGCCACTGGCACTGACGGCAAGGAGAAGCTCGAGACGGACCTGCGCATGTTCTGTGAACAGGTCGTCGACCAGACGCTGTTGAACAA GCCGGAGATCATGTCGGCGGCAGCACAACACGCCATGTACAAGGCCGTTGTCGACTTCATTGAGGCCGAGTATGTCAAGGGTAACTCGGAGGGTGGCCAAGCTT TCCTTCGCAACAAGCTTGCGTACACGATCGCTCACCTCTTCCTCAACACTTACCCTGCCTCAATCCCCACTTTCCTCCACCCGTTCCTCAATCTTCTGGTTCCCTCAGATTCCGCCACCAGCCTCAACCCCTCGCTCCTGGTTATCCACCTGCTCATCGAGATCGCACTCGAGATCCATGACAACATCATCAAGAGCGCACGAGCTTGGTCCAACGAAcggcagctgcgcgacggctCAATACGCGAGGTCATTCGTTCTAGCGGTGACGAGCGCATGGCGGTGGAGGGTCTTCTCTCTCTGGCAAACAAGGGCGTGGGCCTCAGCAAGGGCAACGCGAAGTGGCTTGAAGTGACCCAGGCAGCGCTCAAGGCCCTTGGTCACTGGACTC CCtgggtcgacctcgccgtctcTCTTACCCCAGATACCCTGTCATTCTACCAGCAGCTGTTGCAACAGGACGTTACGTCCTTGCGCATCCCTGCTGCTGGCATCATCCGtaccctcgccgccaagggcaTGAAGGACCCCGCTGAAAAGCTCCAGGTCCTCAAGGTGCTCGACATCATCTCGCTCATTGATCCCCTGGAGCAGCAGACCCGTGGCGCAAAGGGAGATCACGAGCTCGTCAACTTCCGTGCCGCTCTTGCCGGTGTTGTCCAGGCCTATGGTACGGAGCTCATCAAGCTCACCGaactcgccgaggcgccagaGGAGATCCgcaacgaggccgacagcCTGTTGTCCAACTCCATCCCACTTGTTCTGCGCTTCCTCAGCGACCGCAACCCAGAGGTGCCAACAGCTGTGTCGCCGTTCGTGTCAGACCTTCTGCGTACGTTCAAGAAGTACATGAAGCCGGGCAATCCCGCGCAGCCCAACGGCAACAgggctgccgctgccccacCACCATCCCCTATTCCTCTGCCACCCGCCAAGAGACAATTCCTACTCAATGTGCTCGAGGTTGTCGTCAGGCAGCTTGAGTGGCCCGAGGACATTGAATGGGAGATTGTccaggacgacgccgactccgacgaggaggtcgctgCCTTCTACGCCATGCGCCAGAGCTTCCGCAGCGTCATTGACAATATTGCCGCCATCGACAAGACCCTGCAcaccgaggtcgtcgcgagcGTTGTTGTCAACACCTTGGAGCGTCTGTCCTCACAAGGTTCGTCCGGCGTCACCTGGCAGCAGGCTGAGCTTGCGGCGTACCTCGTCTACACGTTCGGTGAGATCTCCAAGAGCAACTCGCGCGCTGCTTTCTACGAGCTTCCTCCCGAGCTGGCTTCCAAGTCGTCGGCCGTCAAGATGTCCCGCTCAACAGGAAAGCTTGGCGACGCGGCAATGGCCAGCGGCCAGTCGACCCCCACGGGCACCGGTGCCGATCTTGCGATCGCTGCACTCGACCCCAATGCCAAGATCGACTTTGAGCAGTACCCTCTCACCCCCCTTGGTCAGCTCCTCACCCTTTGCATGACTTCCGGACTGTCGGCGTACCCTCACCCCAGTGTTCCCCTCCAGTTCTTTGAGATTGCTGTCCGCTACGTCGACTTCTGGAAGATCAAGCAGGGTGCTGTCCAGCCCATGTTTGAGGCACTCCTGGACAGCCGCGGCGTCCACCACCCTGACGAGTGTGTGCGTCGCAGGGTCTTCTACCTCATCAGTCGCTTCATCAAGGAGTGCAAGAATGAGATGGAGCCCAGTATGATCCCCGTCATCATTGACAACATCAAGGACACGCTGCCCATCCACCCCAAGCTCGTTCCTGCTGAGAaccccgacgaggacatCCTCCTGAGCTCGACCAGCGGCAAGAGCTACTTCCAGGACCAGCTCCACCTGTTCGAGGCTGCTGGCGTGTTGGTCTACCTCACACGCCCGGATCCCAGCTCACAGATGAGCTACCTGGCGGCCATTGCTGGCCCCCTGATGGCTGGGATCGGAGCTGGGCTGGAGCAGTACCGCCTCAACCCCAGCGACAAGCCCGCTGTGCTGCACGTTCACCACCACCTCATGGCTCTCGGACACTTTGCCAAGGGATTCCCACCCGTTTCGGACGACCAGCTGGAGGCACTACCCTACCAGCAGCCGTTCAAGCAGATGAccgaggccctcctcgaggcccttgaTGTCATGAAGACTGAGCGTGTCTTCCGCGATGCT GCTCGGTTCACCTTCTCGCAGTTCGTCTCGGCCATCGGCTCCACCATTGGCGAGCTTGTCCCTCGCTTTGTGCGCTCCGTTGTCACCGAGTTTGAGCCTGCCGAGCTTATCGACTTCCTCtccttcctcggcctgctcatGCACCGCCTGAAGAGGAACACCTTCGAGACGATGGACATGCTCCTGCTCCCTCTACTCTCCCGCATCTTCTCGGTTCTCCAGAACCCTGTTAcgggcaccgacgaggacattATCCACCGCCGACTCCAGGATGCCTACCTTACCTTCTTCACGTCGCTCATGAACGCGAACCTCGAAGGCGTCTTCATCACGGACCGCAACAAGCCCGAGTTTGAGAACGTCCTCACGTCGcttgtcgcccttgccgaggacTCTACCGACGCCGGTGCCCAGCGCTTGGCGTGGAGCTTCCTTGCCAAGTCGATCATCGCGTGGGgtacctcggcggccgccgccacggagCCCTCTGTCTTTGCCGATTCCGCGCGGTCCCACCTCAGCCAGAAGGTTGCCAGCGGGCAGGCAGTTGCGACCAACCAGCACGCCATTCCCAAGAACGAGCGTGCGGCGCAGGCCCTCCCCGGGTACGAGACGTTCGTCTACCAGCGTCTCATCCCGGCGGCGTTCGCTGTCCCTGCCTCGACAACGTTCAACCTCAAGGCTGGCCAGCCCGTCCTTGCCGAGATTGCCATTGTCATTCGCAACATGCTGCAGGCACGTGGCCAGGAGGGTGTCGACTTCCTTCTTAGCGACATGCTGCCCAAGCTGCAGTGCCCTCCCGAGATGGCCCAGCAGTTTGTCAACAGCCTGCGCACCCAACAGTCAAAGGACTTCAGAAAGACCTTTGCTGATTTTATCAAG CTGCGCCACCTGGCGACCGAGCTAGCGGACTACGAGcccccgctcgacctcgtctccaagctcggcgcgcgcccgcccctCCAGGTATCCGAGCGCGCATGGTACGCGCGCCTCCCGGGGCTCGGGGAGCGCGTGCTCCCCGACGACGGGGAGCGGGGGAAGGCGCTCGTGCGGGTTCTgagcggggaggaggagattgcAAACTTGACCACGCCGCGG GGGATCCTACTCACCGGCCCGCCGGGCTCGGGCAAgtccctcctcctcgcgctcttCTTCGACACGCTGCAAACCCCACACAAACAGCGCCACCACTACCACGCGTTCACGCTCTGGCTGTACCAGCGCGTGTttgacgagctgcgccggcggcaggaCGGCGCGGTGCCAGGCCAGGACGAGGCGAACAAGGTGCTTGCTGGCCGCAGGGGGTGGCGCGCCGTGTTTGGTAATGGGCGGTGGGAGACGCCGAATGGCGACAGGGCGGCAGCGGAGGTCGGGTACGATGATCCCCGGGACACGATCCCGTTTGTTA TCGCCAAGGAGATGATCTTGTCGTACCATATCCTTTA TTTCGACGAactccagctcgtcgacgccagctcggccgcgctcctccgcgACGTGCTATCATGGTACTGGCGCCTCGggggcgtcgtgctcgcgtgCTCGAACCGCGTCCCGGACGAGCTGTACCACCACGGCGTGCAACGGGAGCGGATGGCCGGGTTCTTGGACAGCCTGAAGGGGCggtgcgaggtggtcgatgtcgacggcgggcgcgactggcgccggcgggacgacgccggcgcggccgctgctgcgccgcgctggctcgagctgggcgacgagcgctTCGACGCCGCGTGGGATGCGCTCGCCGGTAcccccgagcccgccgacctcgtcgtctaCGGCCGCCGCGTGCATGTGCCGGCTGTCAAgggccgagcgtgccgctTTGCCTTTGCTGACCTGTGCGAGGCGCCACTCGGCCCAGCGGACTACATCTCCCTCGCGTCGACGTACGAGACCTTCTTCATTGACGAGGTGAAGATCATGCTCCTGCGGAACAAGaacgaggcgcggcggctgaTCAACGTGATCGACGCGCTGT ACGAATCCCGATGCAAAGTCGTcatccgcgccgccgcgcgccccgaGCACCTCTTCTtccccgacgcgctcgacccgtCCATCGACCCAGAGCAccacgacctgctcgaggccgaggcgctctccgagacgctcggcgcgcagccacGCGCCAACGTGAGCACGTACAACCCGCGCACGCGGGctcagcgcgagcgcgacgaccgcgcgGACCTCGGCTCGAGCTTTGCCGTCAGCGCCATCTTcacgggcgaggacgagcggtTCGCGTACAagcgcgccgtgtcgcgccTGGTGGAGATGTCCACGTCGGTGTCGTACGCTGACGAGGCTTGGATcccgctcacgcccaccGACCGCGGgtgggagggcggcgacgcgccgcgcacgacgccgcgcgccatcgTGCACCGCGACTCTGGGTCCGGGttcaagggcgacgacgtgatggctgccgaggccggcgcggcgcacgcccaCCGCCTCCGGCGCGACAGGCAccaggtggtcgaggaggaggaggaggagctgccgctgccggaGGTGCCTGCCTCTGGCCCACGAGACGGCGCGCCAAAGATTGCAGAGGTGCATGCTTGGGGCGTGGAGGACGGGTGGGGCCCGCGTGCTGGCCTGTGGGGACGCGGTGCCAAGGCCCACAACACTGGCGAGAAGGGGGAGAAGGAGTAG
- the MRPS5 gene encoding 37S ribosomal protein S5, mitochondrial, whose protein sequence is MLGRPLHAARSGASLAQRAMSSVPSSSSAQKPRTPAEPPAIDPSLLHRTIVPTTDVRRHPDYPNRFPDQPVHKHINHEIRVIQNPPSEKSLPERMGGDDFAKSGQLISAITGLDILELRNLVRKEGSTHPVVQMTTKGKQVSHYAFMIAGDPKRGLVGVGRGKAEEMGESLEGAFRKATLSMDYVPKFENRTLWGQGKDLEFKWRSTKVIMRARPPGFGLQVPRVLHNLFTACGIRDASATIEGSRNPSQVLHAAIQILHGGANPPGLGSGNGHKGRREDKGAGMRTVPEIQRQRGRWATDISHRR, encoded by the exons ATGCTCGGCCGACCACTGCACGCCGCAcggagcggcgcgtcgctcgcgcagcgcgccatgtcgtcggtgccctcgtcgtcgtcggcgcagaAGCCGCGGACACCTGCCGAGCCCCCCGCAATCGACCCGTCGCTGCTGCACCGGACGATTGTGCCGACGACCGACGTGCGCCGGCACCCCGACTACCCCAACCGCTTCCCGGACCAGCCGGTACACAAGCACATCAACCACGAGATCCGGGTGATCCAGAACCCGCCGTCGGAGAAGTCGCTGCCCGAGCGcatgggcggcgacgactttGCCAAGTCGGGCCAGCTCATCTCGGCCATCACGGGCCTTGATATCCTCGAGCTGCGGAACCTCGTCCGCAAGGAGGGCTCGACGCACCCCGTCGTCCAGATGACCACCAAGGGCAAGCAGGTCAGCCACTACGCCTTCATGATTGCCGGCGACCCGaagcgcggcctcgtcggcgtcggccgcggcaaggccgaggagatggGCGAGTCGCTCGAGGGCGCGTTCCGCAAGG ccaCCCTCTCAATGGACTACGTGCCCAAGTTTGAGAACCGCACGCTCTGGGGACAGGGCAAGGACCTCGAGTTCAAGTGGCGCTCGACCAAGGTGATCAtgcgcgcccgcccgcccggaTTCGGCCTGCAGGTCCCCCGCGTGCTGCACAACCTCTTCACGGCGTGCGGTAtccgcgacgcgtcggccaCGATCGAGGGCTCGCGTAACCCCAGTCAGGTGCTGCACGCTGCCATCCAGATTCTGCACGGCGGA GCCAACCCCCCAGGACTTGGCTCGGGTAACGGCCACAAGGGTCGTCGTGAGGACAAGGGCGCCGGCATGCGGACCGTCCCCGAGATTCAGCGCCAGAGGGGCCGCTGGGCGACCGACATCAGCCACCGCCGATAG
- the VHAA gene encoding V-type proton ATPase catalytic subunit A, producing MAGAMDRARKELPKIRDEHRESMFGTVFSVSGPVVIGENMRGCAMYELVRVGHDELVGEVIRIEADRATIQVYEETSGVTVGDPVLRTGKPLSVELGPGLMTNIYDGIQRPLKAIQEKSQSIYIPRGINTQALDREIKWDFIPAQFRVGDHLSGGDIFGSVYENSLVDNHKILLPPRAMGTITHIAEKGAYTVEDVVLETEFEGKKTQHTLMQLWPVRAPRPVAQKETATFPLFTGQRVLDALFPSVQGGTTAIPGAFGCGKTVISQALSKFSNSDIIIYVGCGERGNEMAEVLADFPELTLERDGREEPIMKRTALVANTSNMPVAAREASIYTGITLSEYFRDQGQNVSMMADSSSRWAEALREISGRLAEMPADSGYPAYLGAKLAGFYERAGKVQCLGSPNREGTVSIVGAVSPPGGDFSDPVTSATLGIVQVFWGLSKALAQRKHFPSVDWNVSYSKYLNVLEPHYEKHNPGFVDLRTKAKEILQKDKDLAEIVQLVGKSALGEGDKITLEVARMLKDDFLQQNGISEYDRFCPFYKTVGMLKNFITYHELAQKAVESGDSTWAKIRDSTGDALFKLSQQKFESPNTQSEADITGKFDQLNNEIGEAFRRLQE from the exons ATG GCAGGTGCTATGGACCGGGCCAGGAAGGAGCTCCCCAAG ATCCGGGATGAGCACCGCGAGAGCATGTTCGGCACGGTGTTCTC CGTCTCGGGAcccgtcgtcatcggcgagAACATGCGCGGATGCGCAATGTACGAGCTTGTCCGTGTCGGccacgacgagctggtcggTG aGGTCATTCGTatcgaggccgaccgcgCCACGATCCAGGTCTACGAGGAGACGTCGGGCGTGACGGTCGGCGACCCCGTCCTGCGTACCGGCAAGCCTCTTTCGGTCGAGCTTGGTCCCGGTCTCATGACCAACATTTACGA CGGTATCCAGCGCCCCCTCAAGGCCATCCAGGAGAAGTCGCAGTCGATCTACATTCCTC GCGGAATCAACACCCAGGCCCTCGACCGCGAGATCAAGTGGGACTTTATCCCCGCCCAGttccgcgtcggcgaccacCTGTCTGGCGGTGACATCTTCGGTTCGGTCTACGAGaactcgctcgtcgacaaccACAAGatcctcctcccccctcgcGCGATGGGTACCATCACCCACATCGCCGAGAAGGGCGCCTACACTGTCGAGgatgtcgtcctcgagaCCGAGTTTGAGGGCAAGAAGACGCAGCACACGCTCATGCAGCTCTGGCCCGTCCGTGCCCCCCGTCCCGTCGCGCAGAAGGAGACGGCCACGTTCCCCCTCTTCACTGGCCAGcgtgtcctcgacgccctgTTCCCCTCGGTGCAGGGTGGCACGACCGCCATTCCCGGCGCTTTCGGCTGTGGCAAGACTGTCATCTCGCAGGCGCTCTCCAAGTTCTCCAACTCGGACATTATCATCTACGTCGGATGCGGCGAGCGCGGAAACGAGATGGCCGAGGTTCTTGCCGACTTCCCCGAGCTCACCCTCGAGCGTGACGGCCGTGAGGAGCCCATCATGAAGCGTACCGCCCTCGTTGCCAACACCTCCAAcatgcccgtcgccgcccgtgaGGCCTCGATCTACACTGGTATCACCCTCTCCGAGTACTTCCGTGACCAGGGCCAGAACGTGTCCATGAtggccgactcgtcgtcgcgctgggcCGAGGCTCTTCGTGAGATTTCCGGTCGTCTTGCCGAGATGCCCGCCGACTCGGGTTACCCCGCCTACCTCGGtgccaagctcgccggcTTCTACGAGCGTGCTGGTAAGGTCCAGTGTCTTGGTTCGCCCAACCGTGAGGGTACTGTCTCGATTGTCGGAGC CGTCTCGCCTCCTGGTGGTGACTTCTCGGACCCCGTCACGTCGGCCACCCTCGGTATCGTGCAGGTCTTCTGGGGTCTCTCCAAGGCTCTTGCCCAGCGCAAGCACTTCCCCTCGGTTGACTGGAACGTGTCCTACTCCAAGTACCTCAACGTCCTCGAGCCCCACTACGAGAAGCACAACCCTGGCTTTGTTGACCTCCGtaccaaggccaaggagatTCTCcagaaggacaaggacctGGCAGAAATCGttcagctcgtcggcaagtcggccctcggcgagggcgacaagaTTACGCTCGAGGTTGCCCGCATGCTCAAGGATGATTTCCTTCAGCAGAACGGTATCTCCGAGTACGACCGTTTCTGCCCCTTCTACAAGACGGTCGGCATGCTCAAGAACTTTATCACTTaccacgagctcgcgcagaaGGCTGTCGAGTCTGGAGACTCGACGTGGGCCAAGATCCGCGACTCGACTGGCGACGCCCTGTTCAAGCTGTCGCAGCAGAAGTTCGAGTCGCCCAACACGCagagcgaggccgacatTACGGGCAAGTTTGACCAGCTCAACAATGAGATTGGCGAGGCGTTCCGCCGACTCCAGGAGTAA
- the CKS1_0 gene encoding Cyclin-dependent kinases regulatory subunit — protein sequence MPSQKPSTLEELSERIIYSERYSDDKYEYRHVILPKPMLKLIPKSYFVPDDSGLLRILEEHEWRGIGITQSLGWQHFEVHAPEPHIRNPVPATTPWQLAAPHVAKPGRASSSTKTL from the exons ATGCCGTCCCAGAAGCCGtcgacgctcgaggagctgtcAGAGAG AATCATCTACTCGGAAAGAT ACTCGGACGACAAGTACGAGTACCGACACGTTATCCTCCCCAAACCAATGCTCAAGCTCATCCCAAAGAG CTACTTTGTGCCAGACGACTCGGGTCTGCTGAGGATtctcgaggagcacgagtGGCGTGGCATTGGCATCACGCAGAGTCTGGGCTGGCAGCACTTTGAGGTGCACG CTCCTGAGCCTCATATCCGTAA TCCTGTTCCGGCGACCACTC CCTGGCAACTAGCCGCCCCCCACGTCGCGAAGCCTGGCAgggccagcagctcgaccaAGACTCTGTAA